A region of Rhodamnia argentea isolate NSW1041297 chromosome 9, ASM2092103v1, whole genome shotgun sequence DNA encodes the following proteins:
- the LOC125316591 gene encoding LOW QUALITY PROTEIN: peptidyl-prolyl cis-trans isomerase FKBP20-2, chloroplastic-like (The sequence of the model RefSeq protein was modified relative to this genomic sequence to represent the inferred CDS: inserted 2 bases in 1 codon), which yields MTAILVNGLMQVTFHYIGYNESGRRIDSTYLQGSPAKIRMGTNGLVPGFEQGIQDMRPGGKRRIIIPPELGPPVGPSTFFSSSSLKXFDVELLSIKDCQRRTIGFYSDVVCT from the exons ATGACTGCAATCCTCGTCAATGGTCTTATGCAGGTAACTTTTCACTATATTGGCTACAATGAGTCCGGAAGACGTATTGATAGCACCTATTTACAAGGTTCTCCCGCTAAAATCCGTATGGGCACCAATGGTTTAGTTCCAG GATTCGAGCAGGGAATACAAGATATGAGACCCGGGGGAAAGAGGAGAATCATTATTCCTCCAGAACTTGGACCACCA GTGGGACCTTCCACGTTCTTTAGCTCAAGCAGTTTGAA TTTTGATGTCGAATTGTTGAGCATCAAGGATTGCCAAAGGAGGACCATAGGTTTCTACTCCGATGTGGTGTGCACTTGA